In Natrinema amylolyticum, the following are encoded in one genomic region:
- a CDS encoding DUF5807 family protein: MSNPREEFLAGERLEDVALFLADSYVSDDRLEEFGDRVDDGTLIVVDGERGRGAFQAATGTGAMEFAKSAMSNEGEIEDDLTGGHCPDATEDEDHAIQFVFAFAEAQNEEVGGIYAEGAVVHSYAQCTCGTAFSDRWNVTDEAGQ, encoded by the coding sequence ATGAGTAACCCACGCGAGGAGTTTCTGGCGGGCGAGCGCTTAGAGGACGTCGCGCTGTTTCTGGCCGATTCCTACGTTTCGGACGACCGACTCGAGGAGTTCGGCGACCGCGTCGACGACGGCACCCTGATCGTGGTCGACGGCGAGCGCGGTCGGGGCGCCTTTCAGGCGGCGACGGGCACCGGCGCGATGGAGTTCGCCAAGTCCGCGATGAGCAACGAAGGGGAGATCGAGGACGACCTGACCGGCGGTCACTGCCCGGATGCGACAGAGGACGAGGACCACGCGATCCAGTTCGTCTTCGCGTTCGCCGAAGCACAGAACGAGGAGGTCGGCGGCATCTACGCCGAGGGCGCCGTCGTCCACTCCTACGCCCAGTGTACGTGCGGGACGGCGTTCTCGGATCGATGGAACGTGACCGACGAGGCCGGACAGTAA
- a CDS encoding 30S ribosomal protein S6e: MASFTVVVGDPESGLAHQLEAEEQDANRFIGKSIGEEVDGSAVGLDGYTLEITGGSDEAGRPLTDEVAGPNLKEVLMKEEQTGYKPSRDGERRRITVRGREVSDAVAQINASIVDRGSTDVDELLGDDGDDE, encoded by the coding sequence ATGGCAAGTTTCACTGTCGTTGTCGGCGACCCGGAATCCGGGTTAGCCCACCAGCTCGAGGCGGAGGAACAGGACGCGAATCGCTTTATCGGCAAGTCCATCGGCGAGGAAGTCGACGGGAGCGCGGTCGGACTCGACGGCTACACGCTCGAGATCACCGGCGGCTCCGACGAGGCCGGCCGTCCGCTCACCGACGAGGTCGCGGGGCCGAACCTGAAGGAAGTCCTGATGAAGGAAGAACAGACGGGCTACAAGCCGTCCCGTGACGGCGAGCGCCGCCGGATCACCGTCCGCGGCCGCGAAGTGTCCGACGCCGTCGCACAGATCAACGCCTCGATCGTCGACCGCGGCAGCACCGACGTCGACGAACTGCTCGGCGACGACGGCGACGACGAGTAA
- a CDS encoding helix-turn-helix transcriptional regulator, protein MSEEPPEPPDAESVLDELSAATANSRSEPSDHSLDSSEDAAREIERKLDELMEQVHGAFPVDDVQFDEAMVRENLEELLLMLIALHGETHGKELISDLNHLFGARLSPGTVYPNLHNLEEADVLSMHAQVRTKEYAIADEEYVRATVEQTMVQHLAFGLLLYAFLPRL, encoded by the coding sequence ATGTCTGAAGAGCCTCCCGAGCCTCCCGACGCCGAATCCGTGCTCGACGAACTCTCGGCGGCGACTGCGAACAGTCGATCGGAGCCGTCCGATCACTCCCTCGACTCGAGCGAGGACGCAGCGAGAGAGATCGAACGCAAACTCGACGAACTCATGGAGCAGGTACACGGAGCGTTCCCGGTCGACGACGTCCAGTTCGACGAGGCCATGGTCAGGGAGAACCTGGAAGAACTCCTCTTGATGCTCATCGCGCTCCACGGGGAAACTCACGGCAAGGAACTCATTTCGGACCTGAACCACCTCTTTGGAGCCCGGCTCAGTCCGGGTACCGTCTACCCGAACCTGCACAACTTAGAGGAAGCGGACGTCCTCTCGATGCACGCCCAGGTGCGAACCAAGGAGTACGCCATCGCCGACGAAGAGTACGTGCGTGCGACCGTCGAGCAGACGATGGTCCAACACCTCGCCTTCGGGCTCTTACTGTACGCCTTTCTCCCGCGTCTCTGA
- a CDS encoding Zn-ribbon domain-containing OB-fold protein has product MDAASDPFWDALEDGRFSLPSCRDCGEPFFPPAPVCPRCHARDVEWIESDAEGTLYAVTRQHRTAPGIPSPLVLGVVELDEGPRLLARVQAEYGDLEIGTRLRLEPCEYEGPVDRGRLSDRPFFEARPVE; this is encoded by the coding sequence ATGGACGCCGCGAGCGATCCGTTCTGGGACGCGCTCGAGGACGGCCGATTCTCGCTCCCGTCGTGTCGCGACTGCGGCGAGCCGTTCTTCCCGCCGGCACCGGTCTGTCCGCGGTGTCACGCGCGGGACGTCGAGTGGATCGAGAGCGACGCCGAGGGGACGCTCTACGCGGTCACTCGCCAGCATCGCACCGCGCCGGGGATCCCCTCCCCCCTCGTCCTCGGCGTCGTCGAACTGGACGAGGGGCCGCGGCTGTTGGCGCGTGTGCAGGCCGAATACGGCGACCTCGAGATCGGGACCCGGCTCCGGCTGGAGCCCTGCGAGTACGAGGGACCCGTCGACCGCGGACGGCTGTCCGACCGGCCGTTCTTCGAAGCCCGCCCCGTCGAGTGA
- a CDS encoding DUF7112 family protein, which translates to MTDRVASDHPSVQTVRSACTETATGVKLEVPADDREAFPTDEVVRIVLDGEERFAQVERALTGDDLSIPGVYDTPNLARNPSDGTDRLTEWTAEQDVPAGGSVLIDVVEPEFLYGLRAPGETTYYDAREPPNESLSEIAENLEDE; encoded by the coding sequence ATGACAGACAGAGTTGCGAGCGACCATCCCTCGGTGCAGACGGTCCGATCGGCGTGTACGGAGACGGCGACGGGCGTCAAACTCGAGGTACCAGCGGACGACCGCGAGGCGTTCCCGACCGACGAGGTTGTCCGGATCGTCCTCGACGGCGAGGAACGGTTTGCGCAAGTCGAACGGGCGTTGACCGGCGATGACCTGTCGATTCCGGGCGTGTACGACACGCCGAATCTGGCTCGAAACCCCAGCGACGGGACCGATCGCCTCACCGAGTGGACCGCGGAGCAGGACGTCCCGGCGGGCGGCTCGGTGCTGATCGACGTCGTCGAACCCGAGTTCCTCTACGGGCTTCGCGCACCCGGCGAGACGACCTACTACGACGCCCGCGAACCGCCAAACGAGAGCCTGAGCGAGATCGCGGAGAACCTCGAGGACGAGTAG
- a CDS encoding MBL fold metallo-hydrolase, whose protein sequence is MDVQLLGGGREIGRSAIYIDETLLLDFGMDSGNPPAFPIDDVDPEAVVVSHGHLDHVGSVPSLLSGDARPSIHWTPPTYDLTMVLARDTLKLHGGSYDCPFTEAELARVAEVSETHGYEESFEAAGYEITFFDAGHVPGSAHVLVDDGETRLLYTGDFHTEEQRLLDGTTARPDADVVCCESTYSDVTRPPREEIVDEFVESLRTTIWEGGTVVVPAFGIGRTQEVLCICAEHDLECYVDGMGKRVTELFLRDRNREFLRDPDLLRRAKGNARFVDGRNGQRERIAAQNTVIVTTSGMLHGGPAMTYVPAIRSHPTNKIAMTGYQVEGTPGRDLLETGSAEIDGRMMPVSAQVEQYDFSAHADRDGLLAFLESYEDARVLVNHGDRCAAFAAELRADGYDATAPELGASVDC, encoded by the coding sequence ATGGACGTTCAGTTGCTGGGCGGCGGGCGCGAGATCGGTCGGAGCGCGATCTATATCGACGAGACGCTCTTGCTCGATTTCGGGATGGATTCGGGGAATCCGCCGGCGTTTCCGATCGACGACGTCGATCCCGAGGCCGTCGTCGTCAGCCACGGACACCTCGATCACGTCGGATCGGTCCCGTCCCTGCTGTCGGGCGACGCGCGACCGTCGATCCACTGGACCCCGCCGACGTACGACCTCACCATGGTGCTGGCACGCGACACGCTGAAGCTCCACGGCGGCAGCTACGACTGCCCGTTCACCGAGGCGGAACTCGCTCGCGTCGCGGAAGTCTCCGAGACCCACGGCTACGAAGAGTCGTTCGAGGCCGCGGGGTACGAGATCACGTTCTTCGATGCCGGCCACGTTCCGGGCAGCGCCCACGTCCTCGTCGATGACGGGGAGACCAGACTGCTCTACACTGGCGACTTCCACACCGAGGAGCAACGGCTGCTCGACGGTACCACCGCCCGGCCCGACGCCGACGTGGTCTGCTGTGAGAGCACCTACTCGGACGTGACGCGACCCCCGCGCGAGGAGATCGTCGACGAGTTCGTCGAGAGCCTCCGGACCACGATCTGGGAGGGCGGTACCGTCGTCGTCCCCGCCTTCGGCATCGGCCGCACGCAGGAGGTGCTCTGCATCTGTGCGGAACACGACCTCGAGTGCTACGTCGACGGCATGGGCAAACGCGTCACCGAACTCTTCTTGCGCGACCGGAACAGGGAGTTCCTCCGCGATCCGGACCTGCTGCGCCGAGCGAAGGGAAACGCCCGATTCGTCGACGGCCGGAACGGCCAGCGCGAACGCATCGCGGCACAAAATACCGTCATCGTCACCACGAGCGGGATGCTCCACGGCGGCCCCGCGATGACCTACGTCCCCGCGATCCGGTCCCATCCGACGAACAAGATCGCCATGACCGGCTATCAGGTCGAGGGGACGCCCGGCCGAGACCTGCTCGAGACCGGCAGCGCCGAGATCGACGGCCGAATGATGCCGGTCAGCGCGCAGGTCGAACAGTACGATTTCTCCGCGCACGCGGACCGAGACGGGCTGCTCGCGTTCCTCGAGTCCTACGAGGACGCGCGGGTGCTCGTCAACCACGGCGACCGCTGTGCGGCGTTCGCCGCCGAGCTGCGGGCGGACGGCTACGACGCGACCGCGCCCGAACTGGGTGCCAGCGTCGACTGCTGA
- a CDS encoding carotenoid biosynthesis protein — protein sequence MSQDRRFAGIAAAIGVVALVHAAFTWPIDATLAFFGGGALIAFVAEAVVIELGWLEHHIGPKVIGVPLYVLFGWTGTIYVAFRVALLATDGWTAVVAAGVLATTYDALTDHRGVADGHWTYTDDLPGPRHRGVPWWNLVGWFVISCLTAALAAVSL from the coding sequence ATGTCTCAGGACCGCCGCTTTGCCGGAATCGCCGCCGCGATCGGCGTCGTCGCGCTCGTCCACGCGGCGTTCACGTGGCCGATAGACGCGACGCTCGCGTTCTTCGGTGGCGGGGCGCTCATCGCGTTCGTCGCCGAAGCGGTCGTCATCGAACTCGGCTGGCTGGAACACCATATCGGTCCGAAAGTCATCGGCGTCCCGCTGTACGTCCTGTTCGGCTGGACCGGGACGATCTACGTCGCATTTCGCGTCGCACTCCTCGCGACCGACGGCTGGACGGCGGTCGTCGCAGCCGGCGTCCTCGCGACCACCTACGACGCACTCACCGATCATCGAGGCGTCGCGGACGGCCACTGGACGTACACGGACGACCTTCCCGGCCCCCGACATCGCGGCGTTCCGTGGTGGAACCTCGTCGGTTGGTTCGTCATCAGTTGCCTCACGGCGGCGCTCGCTGCCGTCTCGCTCTGA
- a CDS encoding universal stress protein — MFDTVVVATDGSDSVKRAVDVALDLADRFDAEVHALSVIDASEVDASPEQLRDELRTALETTADAALTTVEERADGDVTTALREGRPAAEICEYARDVDADVVATGTRGRHGENRLLLGSVAERIVRTSPVPVLTVRQLEPAGDDDGDATAV; from the coding sequence ATGTTCGACACGGTCGTGGTCGCCACCGACGGCTCCGACAGCGTGAAACGGGCCGTCGACGTCGCGCTCGATCTCGCCGACCGCTTCGACGCCGAGGTCCACGCGCTCTCGGTGATCGACGCCAGCGAGGTCGACGCCTCGCCCGAACAGCTCCGGGACGAACTCCGCACTGCCCTCGAGACGACCGCCGACGCCGCGCTCACTACCGTCGAGGAGCGGGCGGACGGTGACGTAACGACCGCACTCCGCGAGGGGCGGCCCGCCGCCGAGATCTGCGAATACGCTCGCGACGTCGACGCCGACGTGGTCGCGACCGGAACCCGCGGCCGCCACGGCGAGAACCGCCTCCTGCTCGGCAGCGTCGCCGAGCGCATCGTCCGGACGTCGCCCGTCCCCGTGTTGACGGTCCGGCAGCTCGAACCGGCGGGCGATGACGACGGGGACGCCACCGCCGTCTGA
- a CDS encoding aconitate hydratase, whose product MGQTLTEKILDDHLVEGELETGEEIGIEIDQVLTQDTTGTMVWLQFEAMGLDEVQTEIAAQYCDHQTYQFDFKNTDDHRFLRSAAGTYGAHFSRPGNGICHNVHRENFAAPGKTLLGSDSHTPTPGGLGELAIGAGGIDVTVAMGGAPYYIEMPEVVNVRLEGELPEWATAKDVILEMLRRLSVKGGVGKILEYTGPGVETLTAPERMTITNMGTELGATTSIFPTDEQTEDYLQRVNRGDEYVELQPDDDAEYDDEIVVDLSDLEPLIAQPSMPDKVVPVSEVEGESVEQVIVGSCTNGGYEDILPVAKMLEGRETSMETETIVAPGSKQASEMLAREGWVAEMMAAGVNFSEATCGACIGIGHVPSSDSVSLRTFNRNFEGRSGIEDDNVYLCSPEVAAAASLKGEIVDPRNLAEELGDLEAPGIELPDEYDGSKTDLIAPDEAVDDELIKGPNIGDVPLKDQLDSDIQGEALLKMEDNITTDHIIPATQDILMYRSNVPKLSEFTLSRVDDTFAQRALDADGGFLVAGENYGQGSSREHAALCPMYLGIEGVLAQSFARIHRANLFNFGIVPLTIDEETYENIDQGDDVEIVDNVYDAVTSGQEEFTVRINGEDEYTATLDASERERAILAAGGKLAWTKEQAEGGSGATPADD is encoded by the coding sequence ATGGGACAGACTCTCACCGAAAAGATTCTCGACGACCACCTCGTCGAGGGCGAACTCGAGACCGGCGAGGAGATCGGGATCGAGATCGATCAGGTGCTTACTCAGGACACGACCGGGACCATGGTTTGGCTCCAGTTCGAGGCGATGGGGCTGGACGAGGTCCAGACCGAAATCGCGGCGCAGTACTGCGACCACCAGACATATCAGTTCGACTTTAAGAATACCGACGACCACCGCTTCCTGCGTTCTGCGGCCGGCACATACGGCGCTCACTTCTCCCGACCCGGTAACGGTATCTGTCACAACGTCCACCGCGAGAACTTCGCGGCCCCCGGCAAGACGCTGCTGGGTTCGGACAGCCACACGCCGACCCCCGGCGGCCTCGGCGAACTCGCCATCGGCGCCGGCGGGATCGACGTCACCGTCGCCATGGGTGGCGCACCGTACTACATCGAGATGCCCGAAGTCGTCAACGTCCGCCTCGAGGGCGAGCTCCCCGAGTGGGCCACCGCGAAGGACGTCATCTTGGAGATGCTCCGCCGACTGAGCGTCAAAGGCGGCGTCGGCAAGATCCTCGAATACACCGGTCCGGGCGTCGAGACCCTGACCGCACCCGAGCGGATGACCATCACCAACATGGGCACCGAGCTCGGTGCGACCACGTCGATCTTCCCGACCGACGAGCAGACCGAGGACTACCTCCAGCGCGTCAACCGCGGCGACGAGTACGTCGAGCTCCAGCCCGACGACGACGCCGAGTACGACGACGAGATCGTCGTCGACCTCTCCGACCTCGAGCCGCTGATCGCACAGCCCTCGATGCCGGACAAGGTCGTTCCCGTCAGCGAAGTCGAAGGCGAATCCGTCGAGCAGGTCATCGTCGGCTCCTGTACGAACGGCGGCTACGAGGACATCCTCCCCGTCGCCAAGATGCTCGAGGGACGCGAGACCTCGATGGAGACCGAGACGATCGTCGCGCCCGGCTCCAAGCAGGCCTCCGAGATGCTCGCCCGCGAGGGCTGGGTCGCGGAGATGATGGCCGCCGGCGTCAACTTTTCCGAGGCGACGTGCGGTGCCTGTATCGGCATCGGTCACGTTCCGTCCTCGGACTCCGTCTCCCTGCGAACCTTCAACCGCAACTTCGAGGGTCGCTCGGGGATCGAAGACGACAACGTCTACCTCTGTTCGCCGGAGGTCGCTGCCGCCGCATCGCTCAAGGGCGAAATCGTCGACCCGCGCAACCTCGCCGAGGAACTCGGCGACCTCGAAGCGCCCGGCATCGAGCTCCCCGACGAGTACGACGGCTCCAAGACGGACCTCATCGCCCCCGACGAGGCCGTCGACGACGAGCTCATCAAGGGCCCGAACATCGGCGACGTCCCGCTGAAGGACCAGCTCGACTCGGACATTCAGGGCGAAGCGCTCCTGAAGATGGAGGACAACATCACGACCGACCACATCATCCCTGCAACCCAGGACATCCTGATGTACCGGTCGAACGTCCCCAAGCTGAGCGAGTTCACGCTCTCGCGCGTCGACGACACCTTCGCCCAGCGCGCGCTTGACGCCGACGGCGGCTTCCTCGTCGCCGGCGAGAACTACGGCCAGGGTTCCTCGCGAGAACACGCCGCTCTCTGTCCGATGTACCTCGGTATCGAGGGCGTCCTCGCACAGAGCTTCGCACGCATCCACCGTGCGAACCTCTTCAACTTCGGGATCGTCCCGCTGACGATCGACGAGGAGACCTACGAGAACATCGATCAGGGCGACGACGTCGAGATCGTCGACAACGTCTACGACGCCGTCACGAGCGGACAGGAGGAGTTCACCGTCCGCATCAACGGCGAGGACGAGTACACGGCGACGCTGGACGCCTCCGAGCGCGAGCGCGCAATCCTCGCGGCCGGTGGCAAGCTCGCCTGGACGAAAGAGCAGGCCGAAGGCGGCAGCGGTGCGACGCCCGCCGACGACTGA
- a CDS encoding TIGR03571 family LLM class oxidoreductase: MPAGGHENAGYRRLFDREGLTFGAGFPLTGANRSTPDVADELHLAKHAESVGFDGLWARDVPTYWPKFGDSGQTFDTWPWLSHVAAHTDEIALGTSSVVLTLRHPLHVAKSAATVDRLSDGRLVLGVASGDRDPEYPAFDVDREERGRLFRESVEALRTVWREDFPELEGQWGSLEGDLDVVPKPTTETLPLLPTGHARQSRDWIAEHGDGWLFYHLPERTLEDYLADWREAAGEKPFAIAVRVELADDPTADPEPLHLGFHAGIEWFQEYFARLEAYGLDHAIIGLQNDDREAALSTFADEIIDHL, encoded by the coding sequence ATGCCTGCCGGTGGACACGAAAACGCTGGGTACCGTCGCCTGTTCGATCGCGAGGGCCTGACCTTCGGTGCCGGCTTTCCGCTCACGGGAGCGAACCGTTCGACGCCGGACGTCGCTGACGAACTGCACCTCGCGAAACATGCCGAATCGGTCGGGTTCGACGGGCTCTGGGCCCGCGACGTCCCGACCTACTGGCCGAAGTTCGGCGATTCGGGCCAGACGTTCGACACCTGGCCGTGGCTCTCGCACGTCGCGGCCCACACCGACGAGATCGCTCTCGGCACCTCGAGCGTCGTCCTCACGCTGCGCCACCCGCTCCACGTCGCGAAATCCGCGGCGACGGTCGACCGACTCTCCGACGGGCGACTCGTCCTCGGCGTCGCCTCCGGCGACCGCGACCCGGAGTACCCCGCCTTCGACGTCGACCGCGAGGAGCGTGGTCGGCTGTTCCGCGAGTCCGTCGAGGCCCTCCGGACGGTCTGGCGCGAGGACTTCCCCGAACTCGAGGGGCAGTGGGGATCCCTCGAGGGCGACCTCGACGTGGTCCCGAAGCCGACCACGGAAACACTCCCGCTGTTGCCGACCGGCCACGCCCGGCAGTCCCGCGATTGGATCGCCGAGCACGGTGACGGCTGGCTGTTCTACCACCTCCCGGAACGCACGCTGGAAGACTACCTCGCGGACTGGCGCGAGGCCGCGGGCGAGAAGCCGTTCGCCATCGCCGTCCGCGTCGAGCTGGCCGACGATCCGACGGCCGACCCGGAGCCGCTCCACCTCGGATTCCACGCCGGGATCGAGTGGTTCCAGGAGTACTTCGCTCGACTCGAGGCGTACGGGCTCGATCACGCGATTATCGGGCTGCAGAACGACGACCGGGAGGCGGCGCTGTCGACGTTCGCCGACGAGATCATCGACCACCTGTAG
- a CDS encoding SHOCT domain-containing protein translates to MGRLGSALLKGVGVLVLALIVLSVIATVVGIALSVVAAVVSMVVSIAVLGAFVLTVIGLMSVLSDGSETDSRAVAPRRADDPPDPEDRLRSQYVAGELDDAEFERELERVLDPDERRGRTGTDRSVDQNASSDRERRREWERR, encoded by the coding sequence ATGGGACGACTCGGTTCCGCCCTGCTAAAGGGAGTCGGCGTACTCGTACTCGCACTCATCGTCCTGAGCGTCATCGCGACGGTCGTCGGTATCGCCCTCTCGGTCGTCGCAGCCGTCGTCTCGATGGTCGTCTCGATCGCCGTCCTGGGCGCGTTCGTCCTGACCGTCATCGGATTGATGTCCGTCCTCAGCGACGGCTCGGAGACCGATTCGCGGGCGGTCGCGCCGCGGCGGGCCGACGATCCGCCCGATCCCGAGGACCGCCTCCGCTCGCAGTACGTCGCCGGCGAACTCGACGACGCGGAGTTCGAACGCGAACTCGAGCGGGTGCTCGACCCGGACGAGCGACGAGGCCGAACGGGGACCGATCGATCGGTCGATCAGAACGCCTCGAGCGACCGAGAGCGACGCCGTGAGTGGGAGCGACGGTAG
- a CDS encoding thiolase family protein: MTAAVVAGLATLPNGTYEVPERDLAGRVLLEAVEDAGVALADVDGLYLPKPRPWTPQGFFSTLLGNQFGLEIDEGTEIYTGGTSSGRAFHAAVRDVRAGTVECAVVLAVERNSVIETDDYLEYVLSIFDREFQSPAGPTIPGLYAMSMQRYRHEHDVEREDIASVVVKNRRNAAENPEALFDEPVTVEAVLDSRPVADPLRLYECPAPCDGAAALVVTTADAASETESETEAVRVRGVGSHEPPSHLLGGRDESLAAFPAVSAAAERALADADRDVDDLDALEPYAPFPHTEAILTEALGLFDRGDGAAACARGETAPDGSIPVSPSGGCLGRGHPAMVTPLLNHAAAVRQRRGESPVVDDVRTVLTTSEHGHIDGVTATVFGGEN; encoded by the coding sequence ATGACTGCTGCCGTCGTCGCCGGCCTCGCGACGCTCCCGAACGGGACCTACGAGGTGCCGGAACGCGACCTCGCCGGCCGAGTCCTGCTCGAGGCCGTCGAAGACGCCGGCGTCGCCCTCGCGGACGTCGACGGGCTCTACCTGCCGAAGCCGCGGCCGTGGACGCCCCAGGGGTTCTTCTCGACGCTGCTCGGCAATCAGTTCGGCCTCGAGATCGACGAGGGAACCGAGATCTACACCGGCGGCACGTCGAGCGGCCGCGCCTTCCACGCCGCGGTGCGCGACGTGCGCGCTGGGACCGTCGAGTGTGCGGTCGTCCTCGCGGTCGAGCGCAACTCCGTTATCGAGACCGACGACTACCTCGAGTACGTCCTCTCGATCTTCGATCGGGAGTTCCAGTCGCCCGCGGGGCCGACGATCCCCGGGCTCTACGCGATGAGCATGCAGCGATACCGACACGAGCACGACGTCGAACGCGAGGACATCGCGAGCGTCGTCGTCAAAAATCGCCGGAACGCAGCCGAGAACCCCGAGGCGCTCTTCGACGAGCCGGTGACGGTCGAGGCGGTGCTCGACTCTCGGCCCGTCGCCGATCCGCTGCGGCTCTACGAGTGTCCGGCCCCCTGCGACGGCGCGGCGGCGCTCGTGGTGACGACGGCCGACGCCGCGAGCGAAACCGAGAGCGAGACCGAGGCGGTTCGCGTTCGCGGCGTCGGGTCTCACGAACCGCCGAGTCACCTGCTGGGCGGTCGCGACGAATCGCTGGCCGCGTTTCCGGCGGTGTCGGCCGCCGCCGAGCGCGCGCTCGCGGACGCCGACCGCGACGTCGACGACCTCGACGCGCTCGAGCCGTACGCGCCGTTCCCGCACACGGAGGCGATACTGACGGAGGCGCTCGGCCTCTTCGACCGCGGCGACGGGGCGGCGGCCTGCGCCCGCGGCGAGACGGCACCCGACGGATCGATCCCGGTGAGCCCCTCCGGCGGCTGTCTCGGCCGCGGCCATCCCGCGATGGTGACGCCGCTGTTGAACCATGCCGCGGCCGTCCGGCAGAGACGCGGTGAGTCGCCCGTCGTCGACGATGTACGGACGGTTCTCACGACCAGCGAGCACGGCCACATCGACGGCGTCACCGCGACCGTTTTCGGAGGTGAGAACTGA
- a CDS encoding DHH family phosphoesterase, which produces MYDELIQSGDLSLSRKSVLPGTGFFLPDTLEEDLEEQQTEAALEGAEVAVIADPDADGLACVALLREAYGDVQNVPEPDDTESEDADEDRPEPVADATDDADEQNTVVAAGDADEPLEEPEPTPHNVALIPASPHNVEDALARVAEFGDEGIDIFVCDLAPDRYEYVEDELDAALETADRVAWYDHHQWGDDVAQAVRDAGADLVIGDSEEECSADVVYRSLEYDFDPKFEELAAVTRDHDLWLREDPRSDDLADYAYWTDPAEYVEVVREYGVDLPEWVTDYIAERRVEKEALIDQAVGRAELREIGGYTVGITYGRCSQNEVAEAMREQGADASVIVKPAGSASIRGTDEFELCHEVAGKVNGGGHPKAAGCKPDIYDDMLDYANHWTTRGAVTKRVILDAFRDVVDEAEEDAENDADADDD; this is translated from the coding sequence ATGTACGACGAACTCATCCAGAGCGGCGATCTGTCGCTCTCGCGGAAGTCCGTCCTCCCGGGAACCGGTTTCTTCTTGCCCGACACCCTCGAGGAGGACTTAGAGGAGCAACAGACCGAGGCCGCACTCGAAGGGGCCGAGGTCGCGGTCATCGCAGACCCGGACGCCGACGGGCTGGCCTGCGTCGCCCTCCTTCGAGAGGCCTACGGCGACGTGCAAAACGTCCCGGAACCCGACGATACCGAGAGCGAAGACGCCGACGAGGACCGGCCGGAACCGGTCGCCGACGCGACGGACGACGCCGACGAGCAGAACACCGTTGTCGCGGCCGGCGACGCCGACGAGCCCCTCGAGGAACCCGAGCCGACGCCGCACAACGTCGCGCTCATCCCCGCGAGCCCCCACAACGTCGAGGACGCGCTGGCTCGCGTCGCCGAGTTCGGCGACGAGGGAATCGACATCTTCGTCTGCGACCTCGCGCCGGACCGGTACGAGTACGTCGAGGACGAGCTCGACGCGGCGCTCGAGACCGCCGACCGCGTCGCGTGGTACGACCACCACCAGTGGGGCGACGACGTCGCGCAAGCAGTCCGGGACGCGGGCGCTGACCTCGTAATCGGCGACTCGGAGGAGGAGTGCAGCGCCGACGTGGTCTATCGCTCGCTCGAGTACGACTTCGACCCCAAGTTCGAGGAACTCGCAGCGGTCACCCGGGATCACGACCTCTGGCTGCGCGAGGACCCGCGCAGCGACGACCTGGCGGACTACGCCTACTGGACCGACCCCGCCGAGTACGTCGAGGTCGTCCGCGAGTACGGCGTCGACCTGCCAGAGTGGGTCACGGACTACATCGCCGAGCGCCGCGTCGAGAAGGAGGCGCTCATCGATCAGGCGGTCGGCCGCGCGGAACTCCGGGAGATCGGCGGCTACACGGTCGGGATCACCTACGGCCGCTGTTCGCAAAACGAAGTCGCCGAAGCGATGCGCGAGCAGGGTGCCGACGCCTCGGTGATCGTCAAACCCGCCGGCTCGGCCTCCATTCGGGGCACCGACGAGTTCGAGCTCTGCCACGAGGTCGCGGGGAAGGTCAACGGCGGCGGCCACCCCAAGGCCGCGGGCTGCAAACCCGATATCTACGACGACATGCTCGACTACGCGAACCACTGGACCACTCGCGGTGCCGTGACGAAACGCGTCATTCTCGACGCGTTCCGAGACGTCGTCGACGAAGCGGAGGAGGACGCCGAGAACGACGCGGACGCAGACGACGACTGA